Below is a window of Rhodopseudomonas sp. P2A-2r DNA.
CAAGACCCGATGCGATTGCTGCGCTCCGGCGAATATTTTCCATGCCTAAAATAGGTGCGGCAGTGCCCAATCCGTGACGCCGCGCGATCCAACTATTCGTGCGGCCTGAGACAAGCGCATGGCGGGCCACTGACCCTAGGCTTCCTTCGGAATTGATCCATGGCGCTGCCATGGCAACCTCGAAGGAGAAACCAATGCAAAAGCGTGTTTCCACCGGAGTGACAATGCGGCCGCGCATCGCGGCCATGGCGCTCGGTGCCGTGCTGATCGCAGGCGCCTGCGTTCCGATCTCGGCAAGTGCGGCCGTACCCGCCGCCTGCGCCGCGTTGCAGAGCAAATACCCGGACTGGAAGGGCAAGACCCTTGTCAATGCCATCAACCCGCATACGCCGGGCTACGAGTCGATCGATCCGAAGGATCCCAACAAGTATATCGGCTTCGACATCGATCTCGGCGAGCAGATCGGCGAGTGCCTGGGCTTCAAACTGACTTACAAGGCGGTGACTTTCGCGGCGCTGTTGACCACATTGCAGAGCGGCCAGGCCGACATCGTGATCTCCGACATCTACGCCACCGAGGAACGCGCCAAGGCCGGCGACTTCATCACCTATTCCAAGGTGTTCGACGGCGTGCTGGTGGCGAAGGGCAATCCGAAGAAAATCACCGGCATCAACACCTCGCTGTGCGGCACGGCCGCGGCGGAAAATACCGGCTACGTTGAAGTGCCGCTGATTCAGGCGCTGGCCCCGGAATGCAAGAAGGAAGGCAAGGCCGAACCGACCATCCAGCTCTATGACAACAATGCCAACTGCATCCAGGCGATCCTGGCCGGTCGCGCCGACACCTACATCAACGACGTCAACACCGTCGACAACGCCGTGAAGGCCTATCCGGACAAGCTCGAGAAGGCCGTCGCCGTCACCATCCCCTACCAGGTCGGCATTGCCGTGCCGAAGGACAAGCCCAAGTTCCGCGACGCCGTGCACGCCGCCATGATGGAGATCTACAAGTCGGGAGACCAGGCGGCCCTGTTGAAGAAGTGGAATCTCGATCCCAACAACCTGATGGAGCCCGGCCTGTTGATCGTCAAGTAAAGGGCGGCTGACCGAAGGAGCCGCAGGGTGGGCAAAGGCGCTTCTGCGCCGTGCCCACCGCCTTCGCTGAACGCCGACGGTGGGCACACTTCGCTTTGCCCACCCTACGATCGACTGCTCATCTAAGGACTGCCGGACGCCATGGAGCTGTTCCTTCACTATCTCAGCATGCCGTACATGATGCAGGGCATCCAGGTGACTCTCCAGGTCACCGCCCTGGGTCTGGCCGGCGGGCTGGTGCT
It encodes the following:
- a CDS encoding ABC transporter substrate-binding protein — protein: MQKRVSTGVTMRPRIAAMALGAVLIAGACVPISASAAVPAACAALQSKYPDWKGKTLVNAINPHTPGYESIDPKDPNKYIGFDIDLGEQIGECLGFKLTYKAVTFAALLTTLQSGQADIVISDIYATEERAKAGDFITYSKVFDGVLVAKGNPKKITGINTSLCGTAAAENTGYVEVPLIQALAPECKKEGKAEPTIQLYDNNANCIQAILAGRADTYINDVNTVDNAVKAYPDKLEKAVAVTIPYQVGIAVPKDKPKFRDAVHAAMMEIYKSGDQAALLKKWNLDPNNLMEPGLLIVK